Proteins encoded by one window of Chthonomonadales bacterium:
- a CDS encoding slipin family protein — protein sequence MGPAVVVVIVVAILVLPALVRILPDWERAVILRLGKFSRVAGPGIIFLVPYVERALRVDTRIVTMDVPRQEMMTRDNVPVTVDAIVLFRVIDPRFAILNIENYIRTTSLIAQTTLRSTIGQVELDELLAQRDQVNQRLQTVIDEQTEPFGVKVTTVEVRDVSLPDTMKRAMAAQAESERERRAKIINAEGEFQAAEKLAQAAALISREPAALQLRFLQSVREIASERSSITILPLPMDIIKPFLSLAERAALDTKHE from the coding sequence CTGGGGCCGGCGGTCGTGGTTGTGATCGTCGTGGCCATACTGGTTCTGCCGGCGCTCGTACGCATCCTGCCAGACTGGGAGCGAGCGGTGATCCTGCGTCTGGGCAAGTTCAGCCGCGTCGCCGGGCCCGGCATCATCTTTCTGGTGCCCTACGTGGAGCGCGCCCTGCGTGTGGACACGCGCATCGTGACGATGGACGTGCCACGTCAGGAGATGATGACTCGCGACAACGTGCCCGTTACGGTGGATGCCATCGTCCTGTTCCGGGTGATCGATCCGCGCTTCGCCATCCTCAACATCGAGAACTACATCCGCACCACCTCGCTGATCGCGCAGACCACGCTGCGCAGCACGATCGGGCAGGTGGAGTTGGACGAGCTGCTCGCACAGCGCGACCAGGTGAACCAGCGGCTCCAGACCGTGATCGACGAGCAGACCGAGCCGTTCGGCGTCAAGGTGACCACGGTGGAGGTGCGCGACGTCTCGCTGCCCGACACGATGAAGCGTGCGATGGCGGCCCAGGCGGAGAGCGAGCGCGAGCGGCGCGCCAAGATCATCAACGCCGAGGGCGAGTTCCAGGCCGCCGAGAAACTGGCGCAGGCCGCGGCGCTCATCTCGCGGGAGCCGGCCGCGCTTCAGCTCCGCTTCCTCCAGAGCGTGCGCGAAATCGCCTCGGAGCGATCGTCGATCACGATTCTGCCGCTCCCCATGGACATCATCAAGCCGTTCCTGAGCCTGGCGGAGCGCGCGGCGCTCGACACGAAGCACGAGTAG
- a CDS encoding carbon-phosphorus lyase — MAHTSETEILFCGTAAAEAWPALFCTCEACARARERGGKDVRARAAYMLGDRARIDFGPDSCAQMHRFGLAYERLEHLLVTHSHDDHWFPRDLTYRRKGFSVAPSEPLHVWGNAKVAGKFEATGHGWEECGLAFHRIAPWERIDLGGGLGATPVLAAHDRSEECVNYVLDLAGRAALVGHDTGWYDEAAWTFLGRRPLSLAILDCTYGSMDESRGHLGSPSVVRARDELAKRGALADGARVVATHFSHNGGWLHEELERYFAPHGIEVGYDGLRLPL, encoded by the coding sequence GTGGCACACACCAGCGAGACGGAGATCCTGTTCTGCGGCACGGCGGCGGCCGAGGCCTGGCCGGCGCTCTTCTGCACTTGCGAGGCCTGCGCCAGGGCGCGCGAGCGGGGCGGCAAGGATGTGCGAGCCCGTGCGGCCTACATGCTCGGTGACCGGGCTCGCATCGACTTCGGACCGGACTCGTGCGCCCAGATGCACCGCTTCGGGCTCGCCTACGAGCGGCTCGAGCACCTGCTGGTGACGCACAGCCATGACGATCACTGGTTTCCGCGCGACCTGACCTACCGTCGGAAGGGCTTCTCGGTGGCGCCCTCGGAGCCCCTGCACGTCTGGGGCAACGCGAAGGTCGCGGGGAAGTTCGAGGCCACGGGCCATGGGTGGGAGGAGTGCGGCCTGGCGTTCCACCGGATCGCGCCCTGGGAGCGCATCGACCTGGGCGGCGGCCTCGGGGCGACCCCGGTGCTCGCCGCGCACGATCGATCGGAGGAGTGCGTCAACTACGTTCTTGACCTGGCAGGGCGGGCGGCGCTCGTGGGGCACGACACCGGCTGGTACGACGAAGCGGCCTGGACGTTCCTCGGGCGGCGTCCGCTCTCGCTGGCGATCCTCGACTGCACCTACGGGTCGATGGACGAGAGCCGGGGGCACCTGGGCTCTCCATCGGTGGTTCGCGCCCGTGACGAGTTGGCGAAGCGCGGCGCCCTGGCGGACGGGGCGCGCGTGGTGGCGACGCACTTCTCACACAACGGCGGATGGCTGCACGAGGAGTTGGAGCGCTACTTCGCGCCCCATGGCATCGAGGTCGGCTACGACGGCCTGCGCCTGCCGCTGTAG
- a CDS encoding zinc ribbon domain-containing protein, with protein MRCPSCGTANTEGAAVCANCAVPLTAYAGNESGGLSVETLARLRRVVARPRVVGAMAAADLLAALIGPLRSAVAGFRAQPKLAEDATNYLGTAFGAVSAVLNAAMTLPIALALGVLAWGAWTQRSWAWPANLAVLGLSAILALIALPVSPFVALIRLGVTGALAYFWTRGEAREWFGA; from the coding sequence ATGCGCTGCCCAAGCTGCGGTACCGCCAACACCGAGGGCGCGGCCGTGTGCGCCAACTGCGCCGTGCCGCTCACCGCCTACGCGGGGAACGAGTCCGGCGGCCTGAGCGTCGAAACCCTGGCCCGCCTGCGGCGAGTCGTCGCGCGGCCGCGAGTCGTGGGCGCGATGGCGGCCGCCGACCTGCTGGCCGCGCTCATCGGGCCGCTGCGCTCGGCCGTGGCCGGATTTCGGGCGCAGCCGAAGCTGGCCGAGGACGCCACGAACTACCTGGGCACGGCTTTCGGGGCGGTGAGCGCGGTGTTGAACGCGGCGATGACGCTGCCGATCGCCCTGGCGCTTGGCGTGCTGGCCTGGGGCGCGTGGACCCAGCGCTCCTGGGCGTGGCCGGCAAATCTTGCCGTGCTGGGGCTCTCGGCGATCCTGGCGCTGATCGCCCTTCCCGTCAGCCCCTTCGTCGCCCTGATTCGCCTCGGCGTGACCGGGGCGCTCGCGTACTTCTGGACCCGCGGCGAGGCGAGGGAGTGGTTCGGGGCCTGA
- a CDS encoding DNA polymerase III subunit alpha, with product MFVHLHVHSPYSFLDGASDIEALVRRAAGLGMPALALTDHGSVCAAVKFTALCRGYGIKPILGAELTMEDETHLVLLARDRGGYANLCRLLTRAHEHGGRLTPSLPWGALEGHAEGLFCLSGCRRGLVPLLVRAHQREAAREAAERLCGWFGRDRFFVELQQDLTPYADMISRELASLARAVGVGVVATNNVHYAERSGFPAHDILRCIATKTTREQAHPGRPFNDEQYLKSEAEMLGPFLWCPEAIAAAGRIAEQCEDPLPRDEDLTPRYPVPEIHAGAAGYLRHLAYKGAAARYRKVSPPVRARLEHELQVIGGMGYADYFLMVWEIVRWARRQGIRATGRGSAADSCVAYCLCLTDVDVIARNLPFARFLAPGKTPDIDMDFPAERRDDVFRYIVEKYGEERVGMVCMYSTFWARSALRDVGKALGIPEEALKPVAGRIHHFVRADHILEAFDRYAELRPHRDLIDRFRLLFDLCGRIAGFPRHIGTHSSGVVISREPLATIAPLQPSARGITRIWTLDKDDAEAIGAIKFDVLSLRALSAVGDAERDIARRDPSFHYDRIPMEDEETYRMFRAGAAIGAFQFESAAQMSLAATLHPRHFEDLVAAVALIRPGPIRGNVVARFVACRNGWMRADFAHPCLVPVLAKTYGCIVFQEQVNDVVAAMTGCSDADADRFRKSLTRHGKMGTMDRVREEFVRKSRARHSDMDPEAVHRLFDQIEGWGGYGFTEGHAASFALTGYKTAYLSVHHPAEHFAGMMNHQPMGFFSNNTLAAEARRRGVRIQPVDINRSEDKCFAEEPDAIRLGLRLVAEMREEDILAIVEARRQEPFVSLLDFCARVPMHRDRLENLILCGAFDDLHDHRRGLLWALDETLALAASYRTGMAEGDGEPALALGSPRFMQTPIARDLDDFGPWENYLWSWRITGVCAGSHVFAYLRDTLACWNIQTAYEANRQRHGTRVTVAGLNIRPHRPPTRSGEPVIFTLIEDETEMLQATCAGAAIETCTPVFLTAPAVVVRGVIARRGSGATLQVEKARPLRMRELARRTDLLAEYVARHEAAHVAEEPALPVHVRFGVAAGRRR from the coding sequence GTGTTCGTTCATCTGCACGTGCATTCGCCCTACAGCTTTCTGGACGGCGCCAGCGACATCGAGGCGCTTGTGCGGCGCGCCGCCGGCCTGGGTATGCCGGCGCTCGCCCTGACCGACCACGGCAGCGTGTGCGCGGCGGTGAAGTTCACCGCGCTCTGCCGGGGCTACGGGATTAAGCCGATCCTGGGCGCCGAGCTCACGATGGAGGACGAGACGCACCTGGTGCTTCTCGCCCGCGACCGGGGCGGCTACGCGAACCTCTGCCGGCTGCTGACCCGGGCGCATGAGCACGGCGGCCGCCTGACGCCGAGTCTGCCCTGGGGCGCGCTGGAGGGGCACGCGGAGGGGCTGTTTTGCCTGTCCGGCTGCCGCCGCGGGCTCGTGCCCCTGCTCGTGCGCGCGCACCAGCGCGAGGCGGCGCGCGAGGCGGCCGAGCGTCTGTGCGGCTGGTTCGGGCGCGATCGGTTCTTCGTGGAGCTTCAGCAGGACCTCACCCCCTACGCCGATATGATCTCCCGCGAGCTTGCCTCGCTGGCCCGCGCCGTCGGCGTGGGGGTCGTCGCCACCAACAACGTGCACTACGCGGAGCGCTCGGGCTTTCCGGCCCACGACATCCTGCGCTGCATCGCCACGAAGACCACGAGGGAGCAGGCGCATCCTGGCCGCCCCTTCAACGACGAGCAGTATCTCAAGTCGGAGGCCGAGATGCTGGGCCCGTTCCTCTGGTGCCCGGAGGCGATCGCGGCGGCCGGGCGCATCGCGGAGCAGTGCGAGGACCCGCTGCCGCGCGACGAGGACCTGACTCCCCGCTATCCCGTACCGGAGATCCACGCCGGCGCCGCGGGCTACCTGAGGCATCTGGCCTACAAGGGGGCGGCGGCCCGCTACCGAAAGGTGTCGCCACCGGTGCGCGCGCGACTGGAGCACGAGCTGCAGGTGATCGGTGGAATGGGCTACGCCGACTACTTTCTGATGGTCTGGGAGATCGTGCGGTGGGCGCGTCGGCAGGGAATCCGGGCCACGGGGCGGGGGTCCGCAGCCGATAGCTGCGTGGCCTACTGCCTCTGCCTGACCGATGTCGACGTCATCGCGCGCAACCTGCCGTTCGCGCGCTTCCTCGCGCCCGGCAAGACGCCCGACATCGACATGGACTTTCCGGCGGAGCGGCGCGATGACGTGTTCCGCTACATCGTCGAGAAGTATGGCGAGGAGCGCGTCGGGATGGTCTGCATGTACAGCACCTTCTGGGCGCGCTCCGCCCTGCGCGACGTGGGGAAGGCGCTCGGCATCCCGGAGGAGGCGCTCAAGCCCGTCGCCGGCCGTATCCACCACTTCGTGCGCGCCGACCACATCCTGGAGGCGTTCGACCGCTACGCCGAGTTGAGGCCCCACCGCGATCTCATCGACCGTTTCCGCCTGCTGTTCGACCTGTGCGGGCGCATCGCCGGCTTCCCGCGCCACATCGGAACGCACTCTTCCGGCGTCGTTATCTCCCGCGAGCCCCTGGCCACCATCGCCCCGCTGCAGCCCTCCGCGCGCGGCATCACGCGGATCTGGACGCTGGACAAGGACGACGCCGAGGCCATCGGGGCCATCAAGTTCGACGTGCTCTCGCTGCGCGCGCTCTCCGCCGTGGGCGACGCGGAGCGTGACATCGCCCGGCGCGACCCGTCCTTCCACTACGACCGCATCCCGATGGAGGACGAGGAGACCTATCGCATGTTCCGGGCGGGGGCGGCCATCGGGGCGTTCCAGTTCGAGAGCGCCGCGCAGATGTCGCTGGCGGCCACGCTGCACCCGCGGCATTTCGAGGACCTGGTGGCCGCCGTGGCGCTCATCCGGCCCGGCCCCATTCGCGGCAACGTCGTCGCGCGCTTCGTGGCATGCCGCAACGGCTGGATGCGCGCCGACTTCGCCCATCCCTGTCTCGTTCCCGTGCTCGCCAAGACCTACGGCTGCATCGTTTTTCAGGAGCAGGTGAACGACGTGGTGGCGGCGATGACCGGCTGCTCCGACGCGGATGCCGACCGCTTCCGCAAGAGCCTGACCAGGCACGGAAAGATGGGCACCATGGATCGCGTGCGCGAAGAGTTCGTCCGCAAGTCGCGCGCGAGGCACTCCGACATGGACCCGGAGGCAGTCCATCGGCTTTTCGACCAGATCGAGGGGTGGGGAGGCTATGGTTTCACGGAGGGGCATGCCGCCAGCTTCGCGCTGACCGGCTACAAGACGGCCTACCTCTCGGTTCATCATCCCGCCGAGCACTTCGCCGGCATGATGAACCACCAGCCGATGGGCTTTTTCAGCAACAACACGCTCGCCGCGGAGGCCCGCAGGCGCGGGGTGCGGATCCAGCCGGTGGACATCAACCGCAGCGAGGACAAGTGCTTTGCCGAGGAGCCGGACGCCATCCGTCTGGGGCTGCGGCTGGTGGCGGAGATGCGCGAAGAGGACATCCTGGCCATCGTGGAGGCACGGCGGCAGGAGCCCTTCGTCTCGCTGCTGGACTTCTGCGCGCGCGTGCCGATGCACCGCGACCGGCTGGAGAACCTGATCCTGTGCGGGGCCTTCGACGACCTGCACGACCACCGCCGCGGGTTGCTCTGGGCGCTGGACGAGACCCTGGCGCTGGCGGCCTCCTACCGGACCGGGATGGCGGAGGGCGACGGAGAGCCCGCGCTGGCCCTCGGCTCCCCACGCTTCATGCAGACCCCCATCGCGCGCGACCTGGACGACTTCGGGCCGTGGGAGAACTACCTCTGGAGCTGGCGCATCACGGGCGTGTGCGCCGGAAGCCACGTGTTCGCCTATCTGCGCGACACCCTGGCTTGCTGGAACATCCAGACCGCCTACGAGGCGAACCGCCAGCGGCACGGGACGCGCGTGACCGTGGCCGGGCTCAACATCCGGCCGCACCGGCCGCCCACGCGCAGCGGCGAGCCCGTCATCTTCACGCTGATCGAGGACGAGACGGAGATGCTGCAGGCCACCTGCGCCGGAGCCGCCATCGAGACCTGCACGCCGGTGTTTCTCACCGCGCCGGCGGTCGTGGTGCGGGGTGTCATCGCGCGACGCGGCTCCGGCGCCACCCTTCAGGTGGAGAAGGCGCGTCCGCTGCGAATGCGGGAGCTGGCCCGACGCACCGACCTGCTGGCCGAGTACGTGGCGCGCCACGAGGCGGCGCACGTCGCCGAGGAGCCGGCGCTGCCGGTGCACGTGCGCTTCGGGGTGGCGGCTGGCCGCCGCCGTTGA
- the modA gene encoding molybdate ABC transporter substrate-binding protein, translating into MSLRWLWCALGLLLLAPAGTPARGDEILVSAAASLTDAMAEIGRAFTKAQGGSVRLNVGASGTLQRQIEQGAPVDVFVSASPREMDALARAGRIERATRVNVASNRLVLVAPRRPGRASVTGWADLARPAVRRVAVSNPEAVPSGRYAEETLRRRRLWDAVLAKAVLGENVRQTLAYVATGDVDAGVVFGTDARVEARRVRVVARAVPGVDHSPVLYPAAVVAGSARAVAARRFVRFLAGPAARAILRRYGFDGPAEGAPAKPAARRGPTRKR; encoded by the coding sequence TTGAGCTTGCGATGGTTGTGGTGCGCCCTGGGCCTCCTTCTGCTGGCTCCGGCCGGGACGCCGGCCCGCGGCGACGAGATCCTGGTCTCCGCGGCCGCGTCGCTCACCGACGCGATGGCCGAGATCGGGCGCGCGTTCACGAAGGCGCAGGGCGGTTCGGTGCGCCTGAACGTCGGGGCCTCCGGCACGCTGCAGCGGCAGATCGAGCAGGGCGCTCCGGTGGACGTGTTCGTGTCAGCCTCGCCGCGCGAGATGGACGCGCTCGCCAGGGCCGGCCGGATTGAGCGCGCGACGCGCGTGAACGTGGCGAGCAACCGGTTGGTGCTGGTGGCGCCGCGGCGGCCCGGGCGGGCGAGCGTGACGGGATGGGCAGACCTGGCGCGGCCCGCCGTGCGGCGCGTGGCGGTCTCGAACCCGGAGGCGGTGCCCTCGGGCCGCTACGCGGAGGAGACGCTGCGGCGCCGGCGTCTGTGGGACGCAGTGCTCGCGAAGGCGGTCCTCGGCGAGAACGTGCGGCAGACTCTGGCCTACGTGGCAACCGGCGACGTGGACGCGGGCGTGGTGTTCGGGACGGACGCCCGGGTGGAGGCCCGCCGGGTGCGCGTGGTGGCGCGGGCCGTGCCTGGCGTCGACCACTCTCCGGTTCTTTACCCGGCGGCAGTCGTTGCCGGGTCGGCTCGCGCCGTGGCCGCGCGCCGGTTTGTTCGGTTCCTGGCGGGCCCGGCGGCCCGCGCGATCCTGCGGCGCTACGGGTTCGATGGGCCGGCGGAGGGCGCTCCGGCGAAGCCGGCCGCCCGACGCGGGCCGACCCGAAAGCGCTGA
- a CDS encoding redoxin domain-containing protein, protein MQRKPRNPLRTALVAVAILWALVGAGLGVAWWRERDRSLALQVGRPAPLFSLPDQDGRAHRLADYRGRPVALAFCSASDARFREEVRGLNAAIREFDTLGMKVFAVTTRRDAAQEAHEREGLQYPVLVDEGGRVAAAYGARRGAPEPFSVVIGPNGRVLLPIRQVQAPDHGRQIVELTECCLDRKGRPSSELLGQPVADFRLPSVANGKMVALRDGAGSLATVVVFVSARCPCSGHYDARLRDLAERYRRRGVRFLAVNSSDGETLDEIRAHAHQAGYPFPVLRDEGNVVADRLRAQVTPEAFALDAQGVLRYHGRIDDSRDPATVTRHDLRNALDFLVAGRSPARPEVIAFGCAIARARNASPR, encoded by the coding sequence ATGCAACGGAAACCGAGGAACCCCCTGCGGACGGCGCTGGTCGCCGTGGCAATACTCTGGGCGCTCGTGGGAGCCGGCCTTGGCGTGGCCTGGTGGCGGGAGCGAGACCGGAGCCTCGCGCTCCAGGTGGGCCGACCTGCGCCCCTCTTCTCACTGCCCGACCAGGATGGCCGCGCGCACCGCCTGGCCGACTACCGAGGCCGCCCGGTGGCGCTGGCCTTCTGCTCCGCCTCCGACGCGCGCTTCCGCGAGGAGGTGCGCGGCCTCAACGCGGCGATCCGCGAGTTCGACACTCTCGGCATGAAGGTCTTCGCGGTGACGACGCGACGCGACGCCGCGCAAGAGGCCCACGAGCGCGAGGGCCTCCAGTACCCCGTGCTGGTGGACGAGGGCGGGCGCGTGGCCGCCGCCTACGGGGCGCGGCGCGGAGCACCGGAGCCCTTCTCCGTGGTCATCGGGCCGAACGGACGCGTGCTCCTCCCGATCCGCCAGGTGCAGGCGCCGGACCACGGGCGCCAGATCGTCGAGCTCACCGAGTGCTGCCTGGACCGGAAGGGCCGGCCCTCCTCCGAGCTGCTCGGCCAGCCCGTGGCGGACTTTCGCCTGCCCTCGGTCGCCAACGGTAAGATGGTGGCCCTGCGCGACGGCGCGGGTTCGCTCGCCACCGTCGTCGTCTTCGTCTCGGCCCGCTGCCCCTGCTCCGGCCACTACGACGCACGGCTCCGAGACCTGGCGGAGCGCTACCGACGCCGCGGCGTGCGGTTCCTGGCCGTCAACTCCAGCGACGGCGAGACGCTCGACGAGATCCGCGCCCACGCGCACCAGGCCGGCTATCCCTTCCCCGTGCTGCGCGACGAGGGCAACGTGGTGGCGGACCGCCTGCGGGCCCAGGTGACGCCGGAGGCGTTCGCCCTCGACGCGCAGGGCGTCCTTCGCTATCACGGACGCATCGATGACAGCAGGGACCCGGCGACGGTCACCCGCCACGACCTCCGTAACGCGCTGGACTTCCTCGTGGCCGGGCGGTCGCCCGCCCGGCCCGAGGTGATCGCCTTCGGGTGCGCCATCGCGCGTGCCCGAAACGCCTCCCCGCGCTGA
- the modB gene encoding molybdate ABC transporter permease subunit → MGEGAPDLSAFWLSLRVAGTAVLLVAPLGALAAWWLAHGRPFRGRLLVEVVLTLPLVLPPTAVGFGLLLLLGHGTAVGRWVNETVGLRLLFTWQGAALAAAVMALPLFVRTAEAAFASVDEELLEAGRTLGVPERALLLHVIVPLSYRGLLAGLALAFARALGEFGATLMVAGSIPGRTQTMPLALYAAVQAGRDRDALLYAALLTCTAFVLLGAVSLYQSRLARGRGER, encoded by the coding sequence ATGGGAGAGGGCGCGCCCGATCTGTCGGCGTTCTGGCTTTCGCTGCGGGTCGCCGGCACGGCCGTGTTGCTGGTCGCGCCTCTGGGGGCGCTTGCCGCCTGGTGGCTGGCGCACGGCCGGCCCTTCCGCGGGCGGCTTCTGGTGGAGGTTGTGCTGACTCTGCCGCTCGTGCTGCCGCCTACGGCGGTGGGCTTCGGCCTGTTGCTGCTGCTGGGCCACGGCACGGCCGTGGGGCGGTGGGTGAACGAGACGGTGGGGCTACGGCTGCTCTTCACGTGGCAGGGGGCGGCCCTGGCGGCGGCGGTGATGGCGCTTCCTCTCTTTGTGCGGACCGCCGAGGCGGCCTTCGCATCGGTGGACGAGGAGCTGTTGGAGGCGGGGCGGACGCTGGGAGTGCCGGAGCGCGCGCTGCTGCTGCACGTGATCGTGCCGCTCTCCTACCGGGGCCTGCTGGCCGGCCTGGCGCTGGCGTTCGCGCGGGCGCTGGGCGAGTTCGGCGCCACGCTGATGGTGGCCGGCTCCATCCCGGGGCGCACGCAGACGATGCCGCTGGCGCTCTACGCGGCCGTGCAGGCCGGCCGCGACCGCGACGCGCTGCTCTACGCGGCGCTCCTGACGTGCACGGCCTTCGTGCTGCTGGGCGCGGTATCCCTCTATCAGAGCCGGCTGGCGCGCGGCCGCGGCGAGCGCTAG
- a CDS encoding nodulation protein NfeD produces MLRRGGRWRPAAAAAIALFVCAGAAVAKRDRAAPVVVADMRMAITPPARDYFARAMARAEAEGAACLLIEMDTPGGDTESMRKIASAILGSPIPVVVWVSPAGARAASAGAVIALAANVLAMAPGTNIGAAHPVTGGGGDIPGDMRGKVVNDMAAFARAVAARRERSAQWAEAIVRKSVASTDEEALRLGVADLVAGSRRELLRALDGRTVRTARGEVVLHTASAPVEEMPLSPIESLLLVLFTPNAALILGAVAFYGIVAEVQNPGAIVPGVAGSIALVLSLYSLSVLSVNATGVALLLLAGVLFVVDVYAPTHGVLTVGGVAAFVFGAMMLFRDTGTGMQVSLGVVLGLALTTAAFSVFVVGSAWRSRLSPPGSGPETLIGATAEARTDVATSGKVFAAGAFWSAVNVGADPIVAGDAVLVEGRTGLTLRVRRAAPAAAGPVYERPERPA; encoded by the coding sequence ATGCTTCGGAGAGGCGGACGATGGCGACCGGCGGCGGCCGCCGCGATCGCGCTGTTCGTCTGCGCGGGGGCCGCGGTGGCGAAACGCGATCGCGCCGCGCCGGTGGTGGTGGCCGACATGCGGATGGCCATCACGCCGCCCGCGCGCGACTACTTCGCCCGCGCGATGGCGCGCGCCGAGGCCGAGGGAGCCGCCTGCCTGCTGATCGAGATGGACACGCCCGGCGGCGACACCGAGTCGATGCGCAAGATCGCGAGCGCCATCCTGGGCTCGCCGATCCCCGTCGTGGTGTGGGTGTCGCCGGCCGGAGCGCGCGCGGCCTCGGCCGGGGCGGTGATCGCGCTGGCGGCCAACGTACTCGCGATGGCGCCCGGAACCAACATCGGCGCGGCGCACCCGGTTACCGGGGGTGGGGGCGACATCCCGGGCGACATGCGCGGGAAGGTTGTCAACGACATGGCGGCCTTCGCCCGCGCGGTCGCCGCGCGGCGCGAGCGCAGCGCGCAGTGGGCCGAGGCCATCGTGCGCAAAAGCGTGGCGAGCACCGACGAGGAGGCGCTGCGTCTCGGCGTGGCCGATCTGGTGGCCGGCTCGCGGCGTGAGCTCTTGCGCGCGCTCGACGGGCGCACGGTGCGGACAGCGCGCGGCGAGGTAGTGCTGCACACAGCCTCGGCGCCGGTGGAGGAGATGCCGCTCTCCCCCATCGAGTCACTTCTGCTGGTGCTCTTCACCCCGAACGCCGCGCTGATCCTCGGCGCGGTGGCCTTCTACGGCATTGTCGCGGAGGTCCAGAACCCCGGCGCGATCGTGCCCGGCGTGGCGGGCAGCATCGCCCTCGTGCTCAGCCTGTACTCGCTCTCCGTGCTTTCGGTGAACGCAACCGGCGTCGCGCTGTTGCTGCTGGCGGGCGTGCTGTTCGTGGTCGACGTCTACGCCCCGACGCACGGCGTACTGACGGTTGGGGGCGTTGCGGCCTTCGTGTTCGGCGCAATGATGCTGTTTCGCGACACGGGTACGGGCATGCAGGTATCGCTGGGTGTGGTGCTGGGCCTGGCGCTCACCACGGCGGCGTTTTCGGTGTTCGTGGTCGGCAGCGCCTGGCGCTCGCGCCTTAGCCCGCCCGGGAGCGGGCCCGAGACCCTGATCGGGGCGACCGCCGAGGCCCGTACCGACGTGGCGACCTCCGGCAAGGTGTTCGCGGCCGGGGCGTTCTGGAGCGCGGTCAACGTCGGCGCCGACCCCATCGTGGCCGGCGACGCCGTCCTGGTGGAAGGGCGCACCGGGCTGACGCTGCGGGTTCGGCGCGCCGCGCCGGCGGCGGCGGGCCCCGTGTATGAGCGGCCGGAGAGGCCGGCATAG
- a CDS encoding transaldolase, which translates to MSSMTRTRIADELRAVAEDALAGRAPGQAQSDPAMARLRELGTDLWLDTGDLEEAAALWRSEFSALTTNNTLANQVVQTGILDDVVRQAVATLREDKPGIQPDELVMELGFVVNCRIALRLVKALGARVSVELHPAVAEDVERSVDYAVRYHAVCPERFTIKIPLTPEGYCAVARVRARGIPVNYTLGFSARQNYLAALVSKPVYCNVFLGRLNSVVADNRLGSGEHVGEKAAMATQNAICDLRGQGRTETRLIAASMRAASQVTELAGIDVFTMPPKVARAFMESHPDPASLKSRVGTDFQVAFDPTVDARRLEVLWSVDERVRALAEDLGRRNPLELTGDDLREADADHDAGLFHRYTSLEVVDIREHGKIPKWARWEHERGVPLDDLMTQSALQSFATDQAALDERLRQLALETA; encoded by the coding sequence ATGAGCAGCATGACACGCACGCGAATCGCGGACGAGCTTCGGGCCGTCGCAGAGGACGCGCTGGCCGGCCGGGCTCCGGGGCAGGCGCAGAGCGACCCGGCGATGGCGCGCCTGCGCGAGCTCGGAACGGACCTGTGGCTCGACACGGGCGACCTGGAGGAGGCCGCGGCGCTCTGGCGAAGCGAGTTCAGCGCGCTGACCACCAACAACACGCTGGCCAACCAGGTCGTGCAGACGGGCATTCTGGATGACGTCGTCCGCCAGGCTGTCGCTACCCTGCGCGAGGACAAGCCGGGCATCCAGCCGGACGAGCTCGTGATGGAGCTCGGCTTCGTGGTGAACTGCCGCATCGCGCTGCGCCTGGTGAAGGCTCTCGGCGCACGCGTGAGCGTGGAGCTGCATCCGGCCGTCGCGGAGGACGTCGAGCGCAGCGTCGACTACGCCGTGCGCTACCACGCCGTCTGCCCGGAGCGCTTCACCATCAAGATCCCGCTCACTCCCGAGGGCTACTGCGCCGTCGCGCGGGTGCGCGCCAGGGGCATCCCGGTGAACTACACGCTTGGCTTCTCTGCGCGCCAGAACTACCTGGCGGCCCTGGTGTCCAAGCCGGTCTACTGCAACGTGTTCCTGGGTCGTCTGAACTCGGTGGTCGCGGACAACCGCCTCGGCAGCGGGGAGCACGTCGGCGAGAAGGCGGCCATGGCCACGCAGAACGCCATCTGCGACCTGCGCGGGCAAGGTCGCACCGAGACGCGCCTGATCGCCGCCTCGATGCGCGCCGCCTCGCAGGTGACGGAGTTGGCGGGCATCGACGTGTTCACGATGCCGCCGAAGGTCGCCCGCGCCTTCATGGAGTCCCACCCCGATCCGGCGAGCCTGAAGTCGCGGGTCGGCACCGACTTCCAGGTCGCGTTCGACCCCACGGTCGACGCGCGGCGCCTCGAGGTGCTGTGGAGCGTGGACGAGCGGGTGCGAGCGCTGGCGGAGGACCTCGGCCGGCGCAACCCGCTGGAGCTCACCGGCGATGACCTGCGCGAGGCCGACGCCGACCACGACGCGGGACTTTTCCATCGCTACACGTCGCTCGAGGTGGTGGACATCCGCGAGCACGGGAAGATCCCGAAGTGGGCGCGATGGGAGCACGAGCGCGGCGTGCCGCTCGATGACCTGATGACCCAGTCGGCGCTTCAGTCGTTCGCGACGGATCAGGCCGCGCTGGACGAGCGCCTGCGCCAGCTGGCCCTGGAAACGGCCTGA